A genome region from Tursiops truncatus isolate mTurTru1 chromosome 15, mTurTru1.mat.Y, whole genome shotgun sequence includes the following:
- the ZSCAN25 gene encoding zinc finger and SCAN domain-containing protein 25 isoform X2 yields the protein MLKECPGMAEDRQQQMGVPVVKLEKELPWGRAREGPSPETFRLRFRQFRYQEAAGPQEALRELQELCRQWLRPELHTKEQILELLVLEQFLTILPREFYAWIREHSPESGKALVAVVEGFTEGALEAKAVPCRVQGEQEETALCRGPWEPSVHLGPVEVKPEWGLPHGEGIQGLDQGAEEQLNQDPGEGTQAFQEQALPVLPAGPGLPAVSTRDQEMAVGFLTAGSQGLGPFKDMALAFPEEEWRHVTPAQIDCLGEYVEPQDCGVSPPGLGSKEKEAKTQPADPKGPLARGPAERFGEASLQVPELGRTCEQEAGSSVGNAPGPPPPQRGIAPLPDDLKTHSSFWKPFQCPECGKGFSRSSNLVRHQRTHEEDKSYGCGECGKGFALREYLLKHQRTHLGRRPYACGECWKTFSQRHHLEVHQRSHTGEKPFQCGDCWKSFSRRQHLQVHRRTHTGEKPYTCECGKRFSRNANLAVHRRAHTGEKPYGCQVCGKRFSKGERLVRHQRIHTGEKPYCCPACGRSFNQRSILNRHQKTQHRQETPGQ from the exons ATGCTTAAAGAGTGTCCAGGGATGGCAGAAGATCGTCAGCAGCAAATGGGTGTCCCTGTGGTAAAACTGGAGAAAGAGTTGCCGTGGGGCAGGGCGAGGGAAGGCCCCAGCCCGGAGACTTTTCGCCTGAGGTTTCGGCAGTTCCGCTACCAGGAGGCGGCTGGTCCCCAGGAGGCCCTCAGGGAGCTCCAGGAGCTCTGTCGCCAGTGGCTGCGCCCCGAGCTGCACACCAAGGAGCAGATCCTGGAGCTGCTCGTGCTGGAGCAGTTCCTGACCATCCTGCCCCGGGAGTTCTACGCCTGGATTCGGGAGCACAGCCCGGAGAGCGGCAAAGCCCTTGTGGCCGTGGTGGAGGGCTTCACGGAGGGAGCGCTGGAGGCCAAGGCG GTTCCGTGCCGTGTGCAGGGAGAGCAGGAGGAGACAGCACTTTGCAGAGGTCCTTGGGAGCCAAGTGTCCACCTGGGGCCCGTGGAGGTCAAGCCCGAGTGGGGGCTGCCCCATGGGGAAGGAATTCAAGGCCTCGACCAAGGCGCTGAGGAGCAGCTCAACCAGGATCCTGGAGAGGGGACGCAGGCCTTCCAGGAGCAGG CTCTGCCAGTTCTTCCGGCTGGTCCTGGCCTCCCTGCAGTGAGCACCAGAGACCAGGAGATGGCAGTGGGGTTCCTTACAGCTGGATCCCAG GGGTTGGGCCCATTTAAAGACATGGCCCTGGCTTTCCCCGAGGAGGAGTGGAGGCACGTGACCCCAGCCCAGATAGACTGCCTTGGGGAGTACGTGGAGCCCCAGGACTGCGGGGTCTCACCTCCAG GCCTGGGGAGCAAGGAAAAGGAGGCGAAGACCCAGCCGGCAGACCCCAAGGGGCCGCTTGCTCGGGGGCCGGCAGAGAGGTTTGGGGAAGCCTCTCTCCAGGTCCCGGAGCTCGGAAGAACCTGTGAGCAGGAGGCCGGGAGCTCGGTGGGGAATGCGCCcgggcctccccctccccagcgcGGCATTGCCCCCCTGCCTGATGACCTCAAGACCCACAGCTCCTTCTGGAAGCCTTTCCAGTGCCCCGAGTGTGGAAAAGGCTTCAGTCGGAGCTCAAATCTGGTCAGACACCAGCGCACCCACGAAGAAGACAAGTCCTACGGCTGCGGGGAGTGTGGGAAAGGCTTCGCGCTGCGTGAGTACCTCCTGAAGCACCAGCGGACCCACCTGGGCAGGCGGCCGTACGCGTGCGGCGAGTGCTGGAAGACCTTCAGCCAGCGGCACCACCTGGAGGTCCACCAGAGGAGCCACACGGGCGAGAAGCCCTTCCAGTGCGGGGACTGCTGGAAGAGCTTCAGCCGCCGGCAGCACCTGCAGGTGCACCGGCGGACGCACACCGGGGAGAAGCCCTACACCTGCGAGTGCGGCAAGCGCTTCAGCAGGAATGCCAACCTGGCCGTGCACCGGCGGGCCCACACCGGGGAGAAGCCCTACGGCTGCCAGGTGTGCGGGAAGCGGTTCAGCAAGGGGGAGCGGCTGGTCAGGCACCAGAGGatccacactggggagaagcccTATTGCTGCCCTGCCTGCGGCCGGAGCTTCAACCAGCGGTCCATCCTCAACCGGCACCAGAAGACGCAGCATCGCCAGGAGACCCCAGGGCAGTGA
- the ZSCAN25 gene encoding zinc finger and SCAN domain-containing protein 25 isoform X3 gives MLKECPGMAEDRQQQMGVPVVKLEKELPWGRAREGPSPETFRLRFRQFRYQEAAGPQEALRELQELCRQWLRPELHTKEQILELLVLEQFLTILPREFYAWIREHSPESGKALVAVVEGFTEGALEAKAVPCRVQGEQEETALCRGPWEPSVHLGPVEVKPEWGLPHGEGIQGLDQGAEEQLNQDPGEGTQAFQEQGLGSKEKEAKTQPADPKGPLARGPAERFGEASLQVPELGRTCEQEAGSSVGNAPGPPPPQRGIAPLPDDLKTHSSFWKPFQCPECGKGFSRSSNLVRHQRTHEEDKSYGCGECGKGFALREYLLKHQRTHLGRRPYACGECWKTFSQRHHLEVHQRSHTGEKPFQCGDCWKSFSRRQHLQVHRRTHTGEKPYTCECGKRFSRNANLAVHRRAHTGEKPYGCQVCGKRFSKGERLVRHQRIHTGEKPYCCPACGRSFNQRSILNRHQKTQHRQETPGQ, from the exons ATGCTTAAAGAGTGTCCAGGGATGGCAGAAGATCGTCAGCAGCAAATGGGTGTCCCTGTGGTAAAACTGGAGAAAGAGTTGCCGTGGGGCAGGGCGAGGGAAGGCCCCAGCCCGGAGACTTTTCGCCTGAGGTTTCGGCAGTTCCGCTACCAGGAGGCGGCTGGTCCCCAGGAGGCCCTCAGGGAGCTCCAGGAGCTCTGTCGCCAGTGGCTGCGCCCCGAGCTGCACACCAAGGAGCAGATCCTGGAGCTGCTCGTGCTGGAGCAGTTCCTGACCATCCTGCCCCGGGAGTTCTACGCCTGGATTCGGGAGCACAGCCCGGAGAGCGGCAAAGCCCTTGTGGCCGTGGTGGAGGGCTTCACGGAGGGAGCGCTGGAGGCCAAGGCG GTTCCGTGCCGTGTGCAGGGAGAGCAGGAGGAGACAGCACTTTGCAGAGGTCCTTGGGAGCCAAGTGTCCACCTGGGGCCCGTGGAGGTCAAGCCCGAGTGGGGGCTGCCCCATGGGGAAGGAATTCAAGGCCTCGACCAAGGCGCTGAGGAGCAGCTCAACCAGGATCCTGGAGAGGGGACGCAGGCCTTCCAGGAGCAGG GCCTGGGGAGCAAGGAAAAGGAGGCGAAGACCCAGCCGGCAGACCCCAAGGGGCCGCTTGCTCGGGGGCCGGCAGAGAGGTTTGGGGAAGCCTCTCTCCAGGTCCCGGAGCTCGGAAGAACCTGTGAGCAGGAGGCCGGGAGCTCGGTGGGGAATGCGCCcgggcctccccctccccagcgcGGCATTGCCCCCCTGCCTGATGACCTCAAGACCCACAGCTCCTTCTGGAAGCCTTTCCAGTGCCCCGAGTGTGGAAAAGGCTTCAGTCGGAGCTCAAATCTGGTCAGACACCAGCGCACCCACGAAGAAGACAAGTCCTACGGCTGCGGGGAGTGTGGGAAAGGCTTCGCGCTGCGTGAGTACCTCCTGAAGCACCAGCGGACCCACCTGGGCAGGCGGCCGTACGCGTGCGGCGAGTGCTGGAAGACCTTCAGCCAGCGGCACCACCTGGAGGTCCACCAGAGGAGCCACACGGGCGAGAAGCCCTTCCAGTGCGGGGACTGCTGGAAGAGCTTCAGCCGCCGGCAGCACCTGCAGGTGCACCGGCGGACGCACACCGGGGAGAAGCCCTACACCTGCGAGTGCGGCAAGCGCTTCAGCAGGAATGCCAACCTGGCCGTGCACCGGCGGGCCCACACCGGGGAGAAGCCCTACGGCTGCCAGGTGTGCGGGAAGCGGTTCAGCAAGGGGGAGCGGCTGGTCAGGCACCAGAGGatccacactggggagaagcccTATTGCTGCCCTGCCTGCGGCCGGAGCTTCAACCAGCGGTCCATCCTCAACCGGCACCAGAAGACGCAGCATCGCCAGGAGACCCCAGGGCAGTGA
- the ZSCAN25 gene encoding zinc finger and SCAN domain-containing protein 25 isoform X4, with protein sequence MLKECPGMAEDRQQQMGVPVVKLEKELPWGRAREGPSPETFRLRFRQFRYQEAAGPQEALRELQELCRQWLRPELHTKEQILELLVLEQFLTILPREFYAWIREHSPESGKALVAVVEGFTEGALEAKAVPCRVQGEQEETALCRGPWEPSVHLGPVEVKPEWGLPHGEGIQGLDQGAEEQLNQDPGEGTQAFQEQALPVLPAGPGLPAVSTRDQEMAVGFLTAGSQAWGARKRRRRPSRQTPRGRLLGGRQRGLGKPLSRSRSSEEPVSRRPGARWGMRPGLPLPSAALPPCLMTSRPTAPSGSLSSAPSVEKASVGAQIWSDTSAPTKKTSPTAAGSVGKASRCVSTS encoded by the exons ATGCTTAAAGAGTGTCCAGGGATGGCAGAAGATCGTCAGCAGCAAATGGGTGTCCCTGTGGTAAAACTGGAGAAAGAGTTGCCGTGGGGCAGGGCGAGGGAAGGCCCCAGCCCGGAGACTTTTCGCCTGAGGTTTCGGCAGTTCCGCTACCAGGAGGCGGCTGGTCCCCAGGAGGCCCTCAGGGAGCTCCAGGAGCTCTGTCGCCAGTGGCTGCGCCCCGAGCTGCACACCAAGGAGCAGATCCTGGAGCTGCTCGTGCTGGAGCAGTTCCTGACCATCCTGCCCCGGGAGTTCTACGCCTGGATTCGGGAGCACAGCCCGGAGAGCGGCAAAGCCCTTGTGGCCGTGGTGGAGGGCTTCACGGAGGGAGCGCTGGAGGCCAAGGCG GTTCCGTGCCGTGTGCAGGGAGAGCAGGAGGAGACAGCACTTTGCAGAGGTCCTTGGGAGCCAAGTGTCCACCTGGGGCCCGTGGAGGTCAAGCCCGAGTGGGGGCTGCCCCATGGGGAAGGAATTCAAGGCCTCGACCAAGGCGCTGAGGAGCAGCTCAACCAGGATCCTGGAGAGGGGACGCAGGCCTTCCAGGAGCAGG CTCTGCCAGTTCTTCCGGCTGGTCCTGGCCTCCCTGCAGTGAGCACCAGAGACCAGGAGATGGCAGTGGGGTTCCTTACAGCTGGATCCCAG GCCTGGGGAGCAAGGAAAAGGAGGCGAAGACCCAGCCGGCAGACCCCAAGGGGCCGCTTGCTCGGGGGCCGGCAGAGAGGTTTGGGGAAGCCTCTCTCCAGGTCCCGGAGCTCGGAAGAACCTGTGAGCAGGAGGCCGGGAGCTCGGTGGGGAATGCGCCcgggcctccccctccccagcgcGGCATTGCCCCCCTGCCTGATGACCTCAAGACCCACAGCTCCTTCTGGAAGCCTTTCCAGTGCCCCGAGTGTGGAAAAGGCTTCAGTCGGAGCTCAAATCTGGTCAGACACCAGCGCACCCACGAAGAAGACAAGTCCTACGGCTGCGGGGAGTGTGGGAAAGGCTTCGCGCTGCGTGAGTACCTCCTGA
- the ZSCAN25 gene encoding zinc finger and SCAN domain-containing protein 25 isoform X1 — MLKECPGMAEDRQQQMGVPVVKLEKELPWGRAREGPSPETFRLRFRQFRYQEAAGPQEALRELQELCRQWLRPELHTKEQILELLVLEQFLTILPREFYAWIREHSPESGKALVAVVEGFTEGALEAKAVPCRVQGEQEETALCRGPWEPSVHLGPVEVKPEWGLPHGEGIQGLDQGAEEQLNQDPGEGTQAFQEQALPVLPAGPGLPAVSTRDQEMAVGFLTAGSQPSPVLFQGLGPFKDMALAFPEEEWRHVTPAQIDCLGEYVEPQDCGVSPPGLGSKEKEAKTQPADPKGPLARGPAERFGEASLQVPELGRTCEQEAGSSVGNAPGPPPPQRGIAPLPDDLKTHSSFWKPFQCPECGKGFSRSSNLVRHQRTHEEDKSYGCGECGKGFALREYLLKHQRTHLGRRPYACGECWKTFSQRHHLEVHQRSHTGEKPFQCGDCWKSFSRRQHLQVHRRTHTGEKPYTCECGKRFSRNANLAVHRRAHTGEKPYGCQVCGKRFSKGERLVRHQRIHTGEKPYCCPACGRSFNQRSILNRHQKTQHRQETPGQ; from the exons ATGCTTAAAGAGTGTCCAGGGATGGCAGAAGATCGTCAGCAGCAAATGGGTGTCCCTGTGGTAAAACTGGAGAAAGAGTTGCCGTGGGGCAGGGCGAGGGAAGGCCCCAGCCCGGAGACTTTTCGCCTGAGGTTTCGGCAGTTCCGCTACCAGGAGGCGGCTGGTCCCCAGGAGGCCCTCAGGGAGCTCCAGGAGCTCTGTCGCCAGTGGCTGCGCCCCGAGCTGCACACCAAGGAGCAGATCCTGGAGCTGCTCGTGCTGGAGCAGTTCCTGACCATCCTGCCCCGGGAGTTCTACGCCTGGATTCGGGAGCACAGCCCGGAGAGCGGCAAAGCCCTTGTGGCCGTGGTGGAGGGCTTCACGGAGGGAGCGCTGGAGGCCAAGGCG GTTCCGTGCCGTGTGCAGGGAGAGCAGGAGGAGACAGCACTTTGCAGAGGTCCTTGGGAGCCAAGTGTCCACCTGGGGCCCGTGGAGGTCAAGCCCGAGTGGGGGCTGCCCCATGGGGAAGGAATTCAAGGCCTCGACCAAGGCGCTGAGGAGCAGCTCAACCAGGATCCTGGAGAGGGGACGCAGGCCTTCCAGGAGCAGG CTCTGCCAGTTCTTCCGGCTGGTCCTGGCCTCCCTGCAGTGAGCACCAGAGACCAGGAGATGGCAGTGGGGTTCCTTACAGCTGGATCCCAG CCATCTCCTGTGCTGTTTCAGGGGTTGGGCCCATTTAAAGACATGGCCCTGGCTTTCCCCGAGGAGGAGTGGAGGCACGTGACCCCAGCCCAGATAGACTGCCTTGGGGAGTACGTGGAGCCCCAGGACTGCGGGGTCTCACCTCCAG GCCTGGGGAGCAAGGAAAAGGAGGCGAAGACCCAGCCGGCAGACCCCAAGGGGCCGCTTGCTCGGGGGCCGGCAGAGAGGTTTGGGGAAGCCTCTCTCCAGGTCCCGGAGCTCGGAAGAACCTGTGAGCAGGAGGCCGGGAGCTCGGTGGGGAATGCGCCcgggcctccccctccccagcgcGGCATTGCCCCCCTGCCTGATGACCTCAAGACCCACAGCTCCTTCTGGAAGCCTTTCCAGTGCCCCGAGTGTGGAAAAGGCTTCAGTCGGAGCTCAAATCTGGTCAGACACCAGCGCACCCACGAAGAAGACAAGTCCTACGGCTGCGGGGAGTGTGGGAAAGGCTTCGCGCTGCGTGAGTACCTCCTGAAGCACCAGCGGACCCACCTGGGCAGGCGGCCGTACGCGTGCGGCGAGTGCTGGAAGACCTTCAGCCAGCGGCACCACCTGGAGGTCCACCAGAGGAGCCACACGGGCGAGAAGCCCTTCCAGTGCGGGGACTGCTGGAAGAGCTTCAGCCGCCGGCAGCACCTGCAGGTGCACCGGCGGACGCACACCGGGGAGAAGCCCTACACCTGCGAGTGCGGCAAGCGCTTCAGCAGGAATGCCAACCTGGCCGTGCACCGGCGGGCCCACACCGGGGAGAAGCCCTACGGCTGCCAGGTGTGCGGGAAGCGGTTCAGCAAGGGGGAGCGGCTGGTCAGGCACCAGAGGatccacactggggagaagcccTATTGCTGCCCTGCCTGCGGCCGGAGCTTCAACCAGCGGTCCATCCTCAACCGGCACCAGAAGACGCAGCATCGCCAGGAGACCCCAGGGCAGTGA